Proteins from a single region of Candidatus Babeliales bacterium:
- a CDS encoding glycosyltransferase, with protein MKKTILYLRTDIMDNELIAGGSVSHTKGVIQGFAKLGYSIVCSSSCMLTILQSLKEVSYLQQLKNPNWLLFLRWKINCFLSNIFFTYQTLQVFKKYKIDFIYQRYSVLNCSGILISTIKKIPLILEYNGSETWVNKHWAPNHWLKLYRLISWIEKINLKYATYIITVSNVLKEDLIQQGIPEKKILMNPNGVDTDFFNTKSLEASRIKLRKNLNLQNKFVFGFIGTFNQWHGIEVIEKIIIAHTQLKQNSHFILIGDGPLCEQLYKNLKKKQALSYTSFTGILSPQKAREYLASCDTFLSPTQPNNDGSRFFGSPTKLFEYMSLAKPIIASDLEQIAEILSPAACMINAHLNIEPHHRGILIEAKNHSQFIAATHAVINLDSSILKKVGISARKEVSDNYSWLHHVQKIEKFITKKGEINDCSSREN; from the coding sequence ATGAAAAAAACCATTTTATATTTGCGCACTGATATAATGGATAATGAACTTATTGCCGGAGGTTCAGTAAGCCATACTAAAGGTGTTATTCAAGGATTTGCCAAGTTAGGATATTCTATCGTTTGCTCTTCATCCTGCATGCTAACAATTTTACAATCACTCAAAGAAGTTTCGTACTTGCAACAACTTAAGAATCCAAATTGGCTTTTATTTTTGCGGTGGAAAATAAATTGTTTTTTATCAAATATTTTTTTCACCTATCAAACGCTGCAAGTTTTCAAAAAATATAAAATTGACTTTATTTATCAACGTTATAGTGTTTTGAACTGCTCTGGTATTCTTATAAGTACAATAAAAAAAATACCACTCATTTTAGAATATAATGGTTCTGAGACATGGGTAAATAAGCATTGGGCACCAAATCATTGGTTGAAATTGTATCGGCTTATTTCATGGATTGAAAAAATTAATCTTAAATATGCTACCTATATTATAACGGTATCAAATGTACTGAAGGAAGATTTGATACAACAAGGAATTCCTGAAAAAAAAATTTTAATGAACCCAAATGGAGTAGATACGGATTTTTTCAATACTAAATCTTTAGAAGCATCACGAATTAAATTACGTAAAAATTTAAACTTACAGAATAAATTTGTTTTCGGATTTATCGGCACTTTTAATCAATGGCATGGTATTGAAGTAATAGAAAAAATTATTATCGCTCATACACAATTGAAGCAAAATTCTCATTTTATTCTCATTGGTGATGGCCCATTGTGCGAACAATTATATAAAAATTTAAAAAAAAAACAGGCATTAAGCTATACTTCATTCACGGGTATTTTATCACCACAAAAAGCGCGAGAATATTTAGCTTCTTGTGATACTTTTTTATCGCCTACACAGCCCAATAATGATGGCTCTCGTTTTTTTGGTTCTCCAACAAAACTTTTTGAATATATGAGTTTAGCAAAACCAATTATTGCATCAGATTTAGAACAAATTGCTGAAATACTAAGTCCTGCTGCTTGTATGATCAATGCGCATTTAAATATTGAGCCTCATCATAGAGGCATTTTGATAGAAGCAAAAAACCATTCACAATTTATAGCAGCTACTCATGCGGTCATTAATTTAGATAGCTCAATTTTAAAAAAAGTTGGCATAAGTGCACGAAAAGAAGTATCCGATAATTACTCATGGCTGCATCATGTGCAAAAAATTGAAAAATTTATTACAAAAAAAGGAGAAATAAATGACTGTAGTTCCAGAGAAAATTAA
- the asnB gene encoding asparagine synthase (glutamine-hydrolyzing): MCGIAGFLNLSNSQFKCDEYLLEKMQKSIAHRGPDGHRVWVSHAHQLGLAHRRLSIVDLSKSAFQPLFDKEKSIAVCCNGEIYNHKTLRKELESFGYKFKSQSDTEVIVYAYKKWGISCLNKLEGMFAIVIADLKKDELYLVRDRMGVKPLYFSTQSGVLSFASEIKALWQLPWIEKAINPQGLYHYLTFLVTPSPMTLYKGIYKLPPAYYLKVNKNKSVSFQEWYTPLKRKIEVDDSVYKSEAICVRSIRSLLSDSVKKRLMADVPIGAFLSGGIDSSLIVALMASFTDQVKTFNVSFADGPEFSETNWARKIARKFNTDHHEIIISEKEAFDFFENMVHYQDEPLADCVCIPLYYVSKLLKDAGVTVVLVGEGADELFCGYNSYAQYINWYNRYWRYSQKYIPAFARKGIYQLASPVLSQRPNRLELLKNWAENKSLFWSGAMAFSEQWKQELFSAKADFAHDPIIEAIYNGINQDPDSYTIVDYHLKKLKKIMPESDFLTSITYLELKQRLPELLLMRVDKMTMATSVEGRVPFLDHALVEYALHMPNEFKYKNGINKYILKKAAEGVLPHDVIYRKKVGFAAPTSRWFKEGRYFRSYFLDMLKSKKHEWNEFIDVNQVRQLFEKNQQPNQEYSLQLWALQNLMASNISDAL, from the coding sequence ATGTGTGGTATAGCCGGTTTTTTGAATCTTTCGAATTCTCAATTTAAATGTGACGAATATCTTTTAGAAAAAATGCAAAAATCGATTGCACATCGTGGACCCGATGGCCATCGCGTATGGGTTTCTCATGCTCATCAACTTGGGCTTGCTCATCGAAGGTTAAGCATTGTAGATCTTTCCAAATCTGCCTTTCAACCTTTATTTGATAAAGAAAAATCAATTGCCGTTTGTTGTAATGGCGAAATTTATAATCACAAAACATTAAGAAAAGAACTTGAATCATTTGGTTATAAATTTAAATCGCAATCTGATACAGAAGTAATTGTGTATGCATATAAAAAATGGGGTATTTCATGTTTAAATAAACTTGAAGGAATGTTTGCAATAGTTATCGCCGATCTCAAGAAAGATGAATTATACTTAGTTAGAGATCGTATGGGGGTAAAACCACTTTATTTCTCTACCCAGTCAGGCGTATTAAGCTTTGCATCAGAAATCAAAGCACTATGGCAATTACCCTGGATAGAAAAAGCAATAAATCCTCAAGGCCTTTATCACTATCTAACTTTCTTAGTCACCCCATCGCCCATGACACTATACAAAGGGATATATAAACTTCCACCTGCTTATTATTTAAAAGTTAATAAAAATAAAAGCGTATCTTTTCAAGAATGGTATACGCCACTTAAAAGAAAAATTGAAGTTGATGATAGTGTATATAAAAGTGAAGCAATTTGTGTAAGAAGTATTCGATCTTTGTTGAGCGATTCGGTGAAAAAAAGATTAATGGCAGATGTGCCAATTGGTGCATTTTTATCAGGCGGTATTGATTCTAGTTTAATTGTGGCCTTAATGGCATCATTTACCGATCAGGTTAAAACATTTAATGTTTCATTTGCCGATGGCCCAGAATTTAGTGAAACAAATTGGGCGCGTAAAATTGCACGTAAATTTAATACTGATCATCATGAGATTATAATTTCAGAAAAAGAAGCGTTCGATTTTTTTGAAAACATGGTCCATTACCAAGATGAACCTTTAGCCGATTGTGTCTGTATTCCGTTATATTATGTTTCAAAATTACTTAAAGATGCTGGAGTTACAGTTGTTTTAGTAGGTGAAGGTGCTGATGAGCTTTTCTGTGGCTATAATTCATACGCACAATATATAAATTGGTATAATCGCTATTGGCGATATTCTCAAAAATATATTCCTGCTTTTGCAAGAAAAGGCATTTATCAACTTGCATCGCCAGTTTTATCACAAAGGCCAAATCGTTTAGAATTATTAAAAAATTGGGCAGAAAATAAATCATTATTTTGGAGCGGCGCAATGGCTTTTTCTGAGCAATGGAAACAAGAATTATTCTCAGCTAAAGCGGATTTTGCACATGATCCAATAATAGAAGCAATATATAACGGCATTAATCAAGATCCGGATAGTTATACCATTGTTGATTATCATTTAAAAAAACTGAAAAAAATTATGCCTGAATCAGATTTTTTAACCTCAATAACTTATCTAGAATTAAAACAGCGCCTACCAGAATTATTATTAATGCGCGTTGATAAGATGACTATGGCAACTTCAGTTGAAGGGAGAGTGCCATTTTTAGATCATGCATTAGTTGAATACGCTTTACATATGCCAAATGAGTTTAAATATAAAAATGGTATAAATAAATATATTCTAAAAAAAGCTGCTGAAGGTGTTTTACCTCATGATGTCATTTATAGAAAAAAAGTTGGTTTTGCTGCCCCAACCTCACGCTGGTTTAAAGAAGGCCGTTATTTTAGAAGCTATTTTTTAGATATGTTAAAATCAAAAAAACATGAATGGAATGAATTTATTGATGTAAATCAGGTTAGACAGTTATTTGAAAAAAATCAGCAACCTAACCAAGAATATTCTTTACAATTATGGGCTTTGCAAAACTTAATGGCATCTAATATTTCTGACGCACTATGA
- a CDS encoding DNA-formamidopyrimidine glycosylase family protein has protein sequence MPELPEVKNFTRYIKATSLHKKITDVTAQDKRLIKEVTFSDFKKHVIDNAFEDAIQRGKYTIISLKKKKNFLIMHFGMTGSVHYIKSDTPKEGNDKYTKVIFKFSNDYELRWINKRKFGALFLVKNLDEIKALKTLGPDPLSLTESKFLKIMNDHERQNIKSFLMDQKNIAGIGNEYSDEILYQAKINPHKSVQDLNTTTRKKLFKTIKDVLKEAIDIRMHDKKFDPKKWLIVHRKKNGHCPKNSNHKLKNETIAGRSSYWCPICQKK, from the coding sequence GTGCCAGAGTTACCAGAAGTTAAAAATTTTACTCGTTATATTAAAGCGACAAGTTTACATAAAAAAATAACTGATGTTACCGCGCAAGATAAGCGATTAATAAAAGAAGTTACTTTTAGTGATTTTAAAAAACATGTAATCGATAATGCTTTTGAAGATGCCATTCAGCGTGGGAAATATACGATAATTTCTTTAAAAAAGAAAAAAAACTTTTTGATTATGCATTTTGGCATGACTGGTAGTGTGCATTATATAAAATCTGATACGCCAAAAGAGGGAAATGATAAATATACAAAAGTTATTTTTAAATTTTCTAATGATTATGAATTGCGATGGATTAATAAAAGAAAATTTGGGGCATTGTTTTTAGTTAAAAACTTAGATGAGATTAAAGCATTAAAAACATTAGGTCCGGATCCGCTTTCATTAACAGAAAGCAAATTTTTAAAAATAATGAATGATCACGAACGTCAAAATATAAAATCATTTTTAATGGATCAAAAAAATATTGCTGGTATTGGTAATGAATATTCGGATGAAATTTTATATCAAGCCAAAATAAACCCTCATAAATCGGTGCAAGATTTAAATACTACTACCAGAAAAAAGCTATTTAAAACGATAAAAGATGTATTAAAAGAAGCAATTGATATTAGAATGCATGATAAAAAGTTTGATCCAAAAAAATGGTTAATAGTGCATCGTAAAAAAAATGGGCATTGTCCTAAAAATAGTAATCATAAACTGAAGAATGAAACTATCGCTGGCCGCTCTTCTTACTGGTGTCCAATTTGTCAAAAAAAGTGA